The following nucleotide sequence is from Synechococcus sp. CBW1004.
GGTGGGTCCGAGAACTCCTCCCCGTGGCAGAACACGATCGCCAGCGAGGAATCCGCCTCCAGCACAGCCTTCTGCCTCTGCAGCTTGTCCGGCTGCCAGAGGTCATCCGCATCGAGGAAGGCGATCAGCTGGCCCTGGGCTCGGGCCAGGCCCGCATTGCGGGATGCCGCCGGACCGGGTGTGGGTTCCTCGAGAAGTTCCACCCGGTTGCTGAACCGCTCCCGCACCAGCTCGACGGTGTTATCGCTCGAACCATTGTCGACGACCAGGACCTGCAGCGAGCCGGGGTTCATGCCCTGCTGGTCGAGGATGGAGTCGACCGAGGCGGCGATGAACCGGGCACCGTTGCGAACCGGAACAATGACGCTGATCTCGATCATCCGAGCAGGCCTGACACGGCGCGGTGGATGCCATCGGGGTCGCTGCCGAGTGCCAGGGTGACCGCTGGACAGGAGCTGACCAGGTTCAGCAGCCGCTCGCAGTCGCTGCCGTTGGCTTCGGGGAGCTGGCCCACGGTGCTCGGCAGCAGGGCCAGCAGGGCGTCGACCGCGCTGGCGGGCTCAACGCGGGTCTCCAGACGGCCGGTGATCCGGGGAATGGCCAGAAGGCGGATCGGCATCCGCTCCACCATCCGGTCGGGCCAGACCTCGTTGAGCATCACCACGGCCTTGCCGTCCCCACCCCCCTCGAAGCCATCGGGGTTGCGGGCGCGGCCGCGCAGCGACGGGAAACGCTCCAGATCGTCCTCCCCAACCAGCTTGCCGCTGCAGTACAGGCTGTACACCCAGCCTGCGGCCGCATCGACGAGGCAGTAGTCGTCGCCCGCGAAGTGCATCCCGGCGGCGGCGCAGAGCATCGAGGTGGTGGATTTGCCGGCGCCGCCTGGACCGACCAGCAGGACCGCTCCACGGGCGTCGCCCACCGCTGCGGCATGGACGAACTGAAGGCCGCGTCGCGCAGACCAGCTGTGGAGCAGAAATCGGAAGGGTGAACCGAGTTCCCAGTAAGGCATCGGCAGCGCATCGAGTTTCACGAACC
It contains:
- a CDS encoding glycosyltransferase family A protein — encoded protein: MIEISVIVPVRNGARFIAASVDSILDQQGMNPGSLQVLVVDNGSSDNTVELVRERFSNRVELLEEPTPGPAASRNAGLARAQGQLIAFLDADDLWQPDKLQRQKAVLEADSSLAIVFCHGEEFSDPPGAYPCRPDPYPLLSPCGFLGRRQVYEQSGPLPCLRAGEFIAWFGWAKEIGFRSGLHPDVLVRRRIHSHNTTRDRRGRADYVEAMHWLLQKRRRRAENVRCP